The Coffea arabica cultivar ET-39 chromosome 6e, Coffea Arabica ET-39 HiFi, whole genome shotgun sequence genome contains the following window.
AAGAAGTGAATCAACCAAAGCAAAAACAGAGGTGGTTGTAATTCAAAATTTAGTGATAATTCCAGTCGGCTAAAACTTGAGACACAACCTCAATGCTTATTCCAAAGAACAAGTTTGTGCAATGAAATCTGTCTCCACATTCGACAAGCCGCCCATTGCGAGACAAACATGAATtactaatcagcttctgtagtCACTAGCTGGTTAGCTGGTGTCTATGCCGTTGCTTGCCTCCACAAGAATCCTTCTCATTTCGCCGATCAGCTCATGCATTTGATCCCTGGAGTGCAAAGGCGATGGATACACACATGCACAGTCCAGTTGTCCGTCTCTTATGGTATCAAATAATGCAATTGAAGGGCCTACCCCGTGAGACGAGGCGCAACCGACGTAGTCTTCCAATCCAACCCTTTGGTGGAGCTGGTTAGAATGATCGATGACAGGGTCCTCAAAAACGGATATCAGGGCAGTTCTCAAGGATGAAGATGGAGTCAAACCCGGGTTTTCTATGGCCTTGCACATTAGAAAGTTGACGTCGGACATGTCTGAGAAGTGCTTATTGTTGTTTTTAGCATTGTTATAGGATGCGTGGGTTCTCTCCGCCAGCTCCCACAAATTCTCTCCGCCCTCAATGTCGTGCGAGTTTAAGATGGCAGAATGATAAAACCCTGCAACCGTCATGTAGCCCGCGGCCGGTCAAGTACAAACCATGAAAATATGCTAGAGGCAAGGAAATAGAGCTGTACTAACAAGCTTGCCACTGAAACAAGTGGTGGAATTGATTGTACCAAAGTTTGGCATATGTATATACAAGGTTACCGATTCAAGTTTAACATTTCGGTAATCATTTTAGACAATTTTGCTAGGATCTGTTGCAGATAATAATATACCATGGCAACGACCCCAAACTCTAACCAAGATTGTGTACTGATTAGCAATGGCAGACCCAGGAAGGAAGGTTTAAAGGGGGAAAAACATAGAATCGACAAGCATAAGAATGTGGAGaaagaaattcaatttttaaaaaaaaaagaaaaagaaaaaagaatttgaggGGGCAAAGCTAATTTTTTTAAGAATCTGCTTATAAAAAGTAATGTTGGgatgtatttaaaaaaaaaaggatcatttcagaaacctcccctgaaatTTCTAATAATTTCAGATATCTCCCCTCacgttttaaaaattacacatacctcccctAAAATATAGGTTTGGATTTTACCTTGATGATGTAAGACCAAAAAAAGTATATGAACACCCAAAATTACCCTCatctaattttcaaaatatgaataatcattaaaaaattttaaaaatcaagAATACACTTGTATACTACAAAATTATGAGTTTTATTACTTAGTTAATGTCCTGAGCTTTCCATCGTATGATTTTCTATATCcatccaaaatttcaaactcatCACGTATTCTTTTTCCGAACAAACTCTTTATTTTAGATGCCAAAATCCACCATCATAATTCTTACCTTTATAATTTTTACCCATTTATAGGTTTCTTCCATATATTGCCTACCAAACCGTCAGTTACAAAACACACAATTCTTACATTTTTCCCACTCAAACAGCCAAGATTCTTCCTTTTTTGAGTGATAGAAGGTTATAATTTAATGGCCATGGATGAAACAGTTTCGTTACAATATGCGGCTTAGTCAAGAagaattgttttcctttttttgttatCTTTTTTATCAATAGCCTGTCTTTGAAAAAATTATGAAGGTTATTATAGTCAATGTCTATCATCAAGGGTGGTAAGTATAATATTGAAAATCTCAAGGGAGCTCAATGAAATttttagaaacctcaggggaggtttctaaaattatcccttattgTAACATTTTTGTTGTACTACTTTTCAAAATATCTTCTTACTACTAATTTAAAGGACTTCGACGTGTGATAGAAGGGTTACTCAAGTATTAAATTTAAACCCGTGAGCGTGCAGGTCATTTCCTATTATAGCACATTAAAAACAAGCTGGTCATTGCTATACACAACGCCAATTTGCTGTACGTGCACGACCGGTATTTGCCCATTTGGTACCACTTGCCAGGCTATACAAAATGTCACTATTGTAGATTGATAAAGAGAAAGAGGTTTTatgacaagaaagaaaaaagtcactggccatttggtccagtggtcatcaccATTAAAGGTATTAAAggtgatgctggaggtcagAGGTTCAATCCCTGCCTCCCACAAATTTGCCACAATTTGTGGCGGTCTTAATTGACCTTCATCGATGGAGTCTGTACTCACATCGAACCCCCTCTCCTTCCCCTTAGACTAGGCTAGATTAGGTTATAAGACATCTATCgttgcgacaaaaaaaaaaaaatgacaagaaagaaaaaaaaaagaataatattGCCAGGAGGAAGAGATTTTAtaagggaaggaaaaaaagaaaaagaaataaagaacgATGTGGCCTAACCATCCCGATTTAGTAAGCGAAGAACGGTCCCCCCAAAGGGAGAATTtgaaaagagaaaagcaaaacTAGAACAAATTGCCTTTTTCACCTGGATGTGGTGGAAATTTTGGCacccaaaggaaaaaaaaaaaaaggagagaaaggaaaaagcaaCAGTAAGAAGAAAACTAACCGTGATCGTTGTTTTCGAGTACTGGATCCAGAAGCGAACGACAGTCAATAAGTGTGACCACTGCGTACTTTTCCCAGTGATCGTCTGGAAAGcattttgcggaatgggcagcAATTAGGGCAGCAGCCGCCAACAGCCCGCACAATTTTATGTTCCTAGCTTGGCATCCCTGCAAGGTTAGGCCCTTATTTTTTTTCACGTCAAGAGTGGTAGCTTCCCTACTCCCTAGTACTCAAAATCCACTAGTCCAAACCATCATAGACTCCTGTTGTTTGGTGAATAATGAACCCATTTACTTAAAAGTTTGACCGCAGCtttaattttacttacaaaattcCATATGACATTagttcaaaaactatccaaatAAACAACTTTTAGCGTTTTTGAAGCTTTAGGATGGCTTGAAAAGCGCGACAATAAACGTGTATCAACAACTATCAAACCACAAACTACTGAAAATTAAAAGGAATTCGGGTTTCGCTTGAAAAAACCAAGTTAAACGtgatcaattaaaaaaaatatttgcataATTTTATATGTTCGgccaagaattttttttgttttgtttttgtttttctttttcttggggCGGGTTGGGGGGCAATGGTTGATGGGGgacctgtggtaacttttctccCTCGTCCGCGACACTAATAAggtattcttcttcttcttcttctgttttTTTGGGCCAAATAAGATATTCTTCTTTGAAGGTGAAAATCGCTTCTCTGACACCTAATCGTCTACCGCGAGTAGCTATACTTGTACCAAAATTTATTGCGAAATCCAATGCCAGTTTGGCAGCCAGTCAGTTTGGTCCGGCAAATTGCAAGGCGCAAAGGTAATTGGTAATCCACTCAAATGGTGTTCCTACAACTTATTTGCTTGTTTTCATTCAAACAAAAGACGGATTTATTTATGCCAATATATACAAGATTAATTTCAGCTTTTTGGGATGCATCAGTTCTAATATATTTTCCTAGAAATGCTTGTCTAATTCCTTGTGAATAATGAATGCTTCACAATGAGCGAAGAAGGAATCTCTCTAGTTTCTATCCAAGCATAGTGaccaaaaaaagagaggaaaaaaaaaagggatgtAGCGAATTCAGCAATTTAAGAATATTCCCTGTAGCATAAAAATTTGGGAAAATTTAGGATGGATGGAAAATAAACTGTGGTTTGAGTGACTTacagaaatgagtttttgagtgACATCCGCATTGATTTGCAACCTTATGACCTGTGAAGATCTGGGCAAGCCAGTGTCCTGGAATGTTAAATTTGACAGCCTGAATGAATTCAACGAGTATCCAAGCATGTCCACTCCCCTGGCCCAAAATGGCTTATTACCCTTCCCACTCGGCACGTAGTCTTCGATCCCCAATCTAACCTCCAATAATTCCTCGTCAATTTCCTTTTGCGTCCCTTCCCCATTGTCCGCAGACATCAGCTTCAGCAACTCCCTCAGCAGTGACACCGCGGTGGTACGGTCGCATACCGACGTGTGAAGCCGGAGGGCCACGACCCACTTGTCATCGCTCAAAGTGTACACGCTGGCAAAGAATATATCCACATCATCAGCTTCTGATGAAGGGTCGGGATTTGGCCAGACGATTCGatttagctcgtgctcgaggaTCAGGCGGAAGTCTGAGGTGGAGATAGTGCTACTGTTTGAACGAGTGAGGCCTCGGAGAATCTCAGACGTCGATGCAAGATCGAACGGTTGGATTTGGAGCTGAGGAGTTGAGGGGATGATGTAGGAGTAAGTGGTGGAAGTGGAGTCGTAGTGGAGTTTTGATTTGAGGATGGGATGGGTGTTTTGGAGGTTGCGGAGGGTAGTTTGGAGAAATGGGACATCTGGGGCTTTTGAGAGGAGTAGAGCCAAAACCGTGATGCCGGTGCCGCCTGGAACGGCTTTGCACCAACTTTGCTCCGTGCCGCCGGCCGGGCGGCTCTTGGGTTCAAGTACTCGTGGCATTGGGCTGCTAAGGCTCTCCTGCTCAGACATTGATGCTTCTGTTTTGAGTAGAAATTCAAGACTCTTTCAGCAGCAGCAGCACACTAGTACTATATATCTGTTAAAGAGCGAGGGATGATGCTTTGGTGTAAAAAGAAACCTCGAAGCTGTGTCACACTCGAGTCGAGTCTCGACAAAGGATAAAAGATTTCTCAACTACCTCACAAGATAGATTAAATGGATAACTCGCAGGATAAACCAAGGTCTTGCAGAAATTAGCCTCTAGCCATCGCAAGGATAAGAGAAATCAGTGCCCTGATCTTCTCCGTGATTTATCATTATCATCTGTAAAAGAGCAATCAATTGATGATGTAAAGGAAGCAAACCAGAAAGGATCAGAGGAGAATATTCAGGTGAGGTTCTCCCGTTTATCTTGGTATTCTGGGGGCTCCTAATGGCCTTATATGTTGCAACTAGCAAATTTTGGAGACAATTAATTGATTAAAATGGGAATTAGTCTTGTTTCTTCTGTATATTTGACCGCTATCTCGATCAGTAACAGATGTGTGGCGCAATTTTGCAGTAAGAGTGTGCAGTGATAGCGTCAAAAATATTTAAGGATTTAGCTAATGAATGCTCCGGAGACTTCCTGAAGCAGTTTCaagtgttttttcttttttttttttgctccaaaaaaaatgttttttttttggtgagggTAAAATTAATTGTGAAAAAGTATGCAAATATAGGAAAGCGATAGATGTGAACATGTATATTCACGTGATAAGTTTAAGTTAGTGTAGTTTATACATTTTGAATCTGTGCATCTATAggtttttgttgaaaaaatccaACATATAaagcaactaattttctttttaagaaaGTCAAACTATAATCACGACTCCATCATAGCGTTGTACTTCCAAATTTGCTAAACCACAACAACTGTCCTTTGAAAACACATCCATccgtagaggtggcaaaatgggcgggatgggcgggatttgcttgggtttgagatggaatcgagtcatatgggtttgggcccaaccttacccatatgtgttttgggactaacttgggcgggatcattttgggatgggtttagattgatcccgcccaatacccaaatccattttctacatattttttttcctttaattcattttttatttttatataattttaatatttttgatttattaaatttcttttagttttattaaataaacatgcaagtgctttatactcaagattcccaccaaaaattggattaacaaataaaggaaaagatagatatacagccatattccaacatatatcaagatggccaaggtccttaggatgttgaatatttatccttATCATTGTCCAAGAATGACAGGTCTAAACTAActgaaatgctggaaattcttgtggataatgactaggaagactactagattatattcgctggtatgactataaaaattgttaaagataatttttgaatctaaaattccgtttggattgacttttttttcaaaaaataagtttttcaaatacaatgttacagtaatatacaataactcaagaaacatcccatccatattaatatatcaaatatttcaaaaaaattttatagtaaaaatttttcatatacactgctacaataaaatatttcaaaaacacctaccaaaaacagctaatccaaacggagcccttgccatttgagcccaatgagtacccaagtatttcccatcctttcccattcattaatgggtatagttgggatgtgtcccaacttaaacccaataccaaattataatacccatcccgcccaaagttcctttaggcatgggtagcccattgggacttgggacaaattgccagctCTATCCATCCGTTTAATGATTCTTGCTCACCCATTTAAGCCCTTTCAACTGTGGTTCATCCATTTAAGCCCTTTCAACAAAACTGTGGTTATACACACATGTTACCAcaaatttccttttttcatGGTACTTTGAAATTTCTATTGAGAAATTCGAGTCTGATAagcttttgaaactaaacacttTATCACGCTGTTGGCATTACATGCTTAGACATGAAGAAATTGTACacttttttttctataaaagtAAAACATTATTGTTCGTGAAACAAAAGACAATTTAATAACTGAAAACAATTATGATGCTTTTTACACATTTAATCAAAATGCAGAATCATGTTTTatggtgcgtttgataaaactgaaatttgaaaactgAAATCCGAATCCATTAAGttgttgaattgttaagtattaaatctaatacatctGAGTGCATATcatattcagtgataagtgaatagcttatcacttaattttgagtGCAAGTTTTGCCTATGAAATTTAGtgacacttaattaattcatatgttcaatttttggttatcaaacgatctgaatatgttaagatttgaatccattaaatttaagtgccgaattgagttatcaaacaggGCTAGCTAATCTAGAAAAATTATGTACTAATAGACAAGTTTTCTTTATAACACACCAACATTAGTCATACGAGTGTGAATTTAGGCCACAAAGGTATGGATTTGGCAACACTCTTGTGAAAAATTATGGGAACTAGCAAAAATTCATTTGAGTTGACTGTTTCAGTTCAGTGTAGTAATTTAATCCAAAAGTTAGTAGTACCTAGTGAACCACTAGAAACCAAGTCAAAATTCCACTGCCAGGAATTTAGGTGAGGGACTAAAGTATACACTAAAATTTATTTGGTATTCAATGCAAAACACAAGAATAAAATGTTTATGCtatcatgcctttttttttctgtacCGTTGTTCATTATGCAGAAAACATCTATCGGAGTTGAACAGAGTTTTTAAGTATTGTGATCTCACACTCTTACAATTCACTCGAGGTTAAATCTGTATCATTTCCATACGGATAATTACAGCCGGTAGTGCAGCAAAGGAGAAGTTCCATCGAGTCCCTTGGCGTCGAAGTAGGCTGAATAATCCTTAATTGTGGTTTCCCGGTACTTGGGTGGATCATTTTCTGAGAGCAACTCCTTAATAGGTCCGTAGAGCTTTGTAGATGGCCGGAGATATGTGGTAAAGAAGGATGCCACTGATACCCTGGGACCAAC
Protein-coding sequences here:
- the LOC113697060 gene encoding uncharacterized protein; the encoded protein is MSEQESLSSPMPRVLEPKSRPAGGTEQSWCKAVPGGTGITVLALLLSKAPDVPFLQTTLRNLQNTHPILKSKLHYDSTSTTYSYIIPSTPQLQIQPFDLASTSEILRGLTRSNSSTISTSDFRLILEHELNRIVWPNPDPSSEADDVDIFFASVYTLSDDKWVVALRLHTSVCDRTTAVSLLRELLKLMSADNGEGTQKEIDEELLEVRLGIEDYVPSGKGNKPFWARGVDMLGYSLNSFRLSNLTFQDTGLPRSSQVIRLQINADVTQKLISGCQARNIKLCGLLAAAALIAAHSAKCFPDDHWEKYAVVTLIDCRSLLDPVLENNDHGFYHSAILNSHDIEGGENLWELAERTHASYNNAKNNNKHFSDMSDVNFLMCKAIENPGLTPSSSLRTALISVFEDPVIDHSNQLHQRVGLEDYVGCASSHGVGPSIALFDTIRDGQLDCACVYPSPLHSRDQMHELIGEMRRILVEASNGIDTS